Proteins from a single region of Chromobacterium sp. ATCC 53434:
- a CDS encoding transaldolase family protein yields MKLWLDTIDFQAVKHAQDLGILAGVTTNPAILGAANEDVEGILDRLLDIQSGQLAVQVCADDLAGQLKQARRIARKSPRIVIKIPAIGDGFQAMATLEKEGVATLATAIFETRQVVMAGMVGARYAAPYVNRIEQSTGNAFAMLEQAQHILDSAGYPTAILGAAIKSVDQFIGCARLGIAAITLPTEVYRRLFASSTDIDGSLAQFDAAWAGNPLATSSHLFDV; encoded by the coding sequence ATGAAGCTCTGGCTGGATACCATTGATTTTCAGGCCGTCAAACACGCCCAGGACCTGGGCATACTCGCCGGCGTGACCACCAATCCCGCGATCCTCGGCGCGGCGAACGAGGACGTCGAGGGCATACTGGACCGGCTGCTGGACATCCAGTCCGGCCAGCTGGCCGTCCAGGTCTGCGCCGACGACTTGGCCGGCCAATTGAAGCAGGCGCGCCGCATCGCCCGCAAAAGCCCGCGCATCGTGATCAAGATTCCGGCGATAGGCGACGGCTTCCAGGCGATGGCGACGCTGGAGAAAGAAGGCGTCGCGACGCTGGCCACCGCCATTTTCGAGACCCGGCAAGTCGTCATGGCCGGCATGGTCGGCGCGCGCTACGCGGCGCCCTACGTCAACCGGATCGAGCAGTCGACCGGCAACGCCTTCGCGATGCTGGAGCAGGCCCAGCACATCCTGGACAGCGCCGGCTACCCGACAGCGATACTCGGCGCCGCGATCAAGTCGGTCGATCAGTTCATCGGCTGCGCGCGTCTCGGCATCGCCGCGATCACGCTGCCGACCGAGGTCTACCGCCGCCTGTTCGCGTCCAGCACCGACATCGACGGCAGCCTGGCGCAATTCGACGCCGCCTGGGCCGGCAATCCGCTGGCCACCTCCTCCCACCTGTTCGACGTTTAA
- the ilvB gene encoding biosynthetic-type acetolactate synthase large subunit, translating to MQISGAEIAVRCLQEEGVEFVFGYPGGAVLEIYDAIFRQDKFKHVLVRHEQAAVHAADAYSRSSDKVGVALVTSGPGATNAVTGIATAYMDSIPLVVISGQVPSPAIGLDAFQEVDMVGITRPCVKHNFLVKDVGEIAATIKKAFYIAKSGRPGPVVVDIPKDVTQARAEFHYPDSVHIRSYVPATRGHSGQIKKAVNLLLEAKRPFIYVGGGAVQGGAEAEVTELVRSLNLPCTNTLMGLGAYPGSDRQFLGMLGMHGTYEANMAMQYCDVLIAVGARFDDRVISVPSHFLAQPKKIIHIDVDPSSISKRVKADIPIVGDVKLVLREMLDIVKQSGQKPDGSALNQWWRQIEEWRGHDCLLYTPSDELIKPQMVVQKLYEITGGQAIITSDVGQHQMWAAQYYRFDRPKQWLNSGGLGTMGFGLPAAIGAQLANPDAQVACITGEGSIQMNIQELSTAKQYHTPVKVVALNNRYLGMVRQWQEFFYGTRYSESYMDALPDFVKIAEAYGHIGFKVENPADVEPVLREAFSDKLKERLVFLDFRTDQSENVFPMIQNGKGLDQMDLPAHMRAVQQVPFENNRDYGNMC from the coding sequence ATGCAGATATCGGGCGCCGAAATAGCAGTCCGCTGCCTGCAGGAAGAGGGAGTCGAGTTCGTCTTCGGCTATCCGGGCGGCGCGGTACTGGAAATCTACGATGCCATCTTCCGGCAAGACAAGTTCAAACATGTGCTGGTCAGACACGAGCAGGCCGCGGTGCACGCCGCCGACGCCTACTCGCGCTCCAGCGACAAGGTGGGGGTGGCGCTGGTCACCTCGGGCCCGGGCGCGACCAATGCCGTCACCGGCATCGCCACCGCCTATATGGACTCGATCCCGCTGGTGGTGATCTCCGGCCAGGTGCCGTCCCCGGCCATCGGCCTGGACGCGTTCCAGGAAGTCGACATGGTCGGCATCACCCGTCCCTGTGTGAAGCACAACTTCCTGGTCAAGGACGTGGGCGAGATCGCCGCGACCATCAAGAAGGCGTTCTACATCGCCAAGAGCGGCCGTCCCGGCCCGGTGGTGGTGGACATCCCGAAGGACGTGACCCAGGCGCGCGCCGAGTTCCACTATCCGGACAGCGTGCACATCCGCTCTTACGTGCCGGCCACCCGCGGGCACAGCGGACAGATCAAGAAGGCAGTGAACCTGCTGCTTGAGGCCAAGCGTCCCTTCATCTATGTCGGCGGCGGAGCGGTGCAGGGCGGCGCCGAGGCCGAGGTGACCGAACTGGTGCGCTCCCTAAATCTGCCGTGTACCAACACGCTGATGGGCCTGGGCGCCTATCCGGGTTCGGACCGGCAGTTCCTGGGCATGCTGGGCATGCACGGCACCTACGAAGCCAATATGGCGATGCAGTACTGTGATGTGCTGATCGCCGTCGGCGCGCGTTTCGACGACCGCGTGATCAGCGTGCCGTCGCATTTCCTGGCCCAGCCGAAGAAGATCATCCACATCGACGTCGATCCGTCATCGATCTCCAAGCGCGTCAAGGCCGACATACCGATCGTCGGCGACGTCAAGCTGGTGCTGCGCGAGATGCTGGACATCGTCAAGCAGTCCGGCCAGAAGCCGGACGGCTCGGCGCTGAACCAGTGGTGGCGGCAGATAGAGGAATGGCGCGGCCACGACTGTCTGCTGTACACGCCGTCCGACGAGCTGATCAAGCCGCAGATGGTGGTGCAGAAGCTGTACGAGATCACCGGCGGCCAGGCCATCATCACGTCCGACGTCGGCCAGCACCAGATGTGGGCGGCGCAGTACTACCGCTTCGACCGGCCCAAGCAGTGGCTGAATTCCGGCGGTCTCGGCACGATGGGCTTCGGCCTGCCGGCGGCCATCGGCGCGCAACTGGCCAACCCGGACGCGCAGGTGGCCTGCATCACCGGCGAGGGCTCGATCCAGATGAACATCCAGGAGCTGTCCACCGCCAAGCAGTACCACACGCCGGTCAAGGTGGTGGCGTTGAACAACCGCTATCTGGGCATGGTGCGCCAGTGGCAGGAGTTCTTCTACGGCACCCGCTATTCCGAGTCCTATATGGACGCGCTGCCGGACTTCGTCAAGATCGCCGAGGCCTACGGCCACATCGGCTTCAAGGTGGAGAATCCGGCCGACGTCGAGCCGGTGCTGCGCGAGGCCTTCAGCGACAAGCTGAAGGAGCGCCTGGTGTTCCTGGACTTCCGTACCGACCAGTCCGAGAACGTGTTCCCGATGATCCAGAACGGCAAGGGCCTGGATCAGATGGACCTGCCGGCGCATATGCGCGCCGTCCAGCAGGTGCCTTTCGAGAACAACCGTGACTACGGCAATATGTGCTAA
- a CDS encoding ATP-binding protein has protein sequence MLALLLAFALIWLALVGREYHESRSSESRRQVLWNVTDLLSVALSPGRMEQNRQALVTADRLFNASRRINVASKVEIDYPGDLLISARTRQGEPIYASSGAPATPLPARDLNKGVVQLKGKAYRVAERLYPAGYLTVFEPLIPDEEVLPFLTKQYIAPLAISFSFILLPLWFAISRGLLPLRRLADYLNRRASDDFSPLSMRLPYRELKPIVQALDQLLRRSRDSIARERAIVQDAAHEMRTPLAVISTQAHALAREEDAEARQQNLAALEQAVARHSHLVQQLLRLAALEGVESEQRQQVDLVEVTRNVLIGLSPRAEEKGMELELDSPDGLLASLALVSFLSIVDNLLSNAVAYGRAGGRVRVRLAAADGRVELVVADDGPGIAVEDKPHLFERFYRGKTASAPGSGLGLAIVWQAVRAQGGRIRMAEGLGGQGVAFHVNLPWLSPS, from the coding sequence TTGCTGGCTTTGTTGCTGGCTTTCGCCTTGATATGGCTGGCGCTGGTCGGGCGGGAATACCATGAGTCGAGGTCGTCGGAATCCCGCCGCCAAGTTTTGTGGAATGTGACCGATCTGCTTTCCGTAGCGTTGTCGCCTGGCCGAATGGAGCAAAATCGGCAAGCCTTGGTGACGGCGGATCGCTTGTTCAACGCATCGCGGCGCATCAATGTGGCTTCCAAGGTCGAAATCGATTATCCGGGCGATTTGTTGATTTCCGCGCGCACGCGGCAAGGGGAGCCGATCTATGCTTCGTCGGGCGCCCCGGCCACCCCGCTGCCGGCGCGCGATTTGAATAAGGGTGTGGTTCAGCTCAAAGGAAAAGCGTATCGGGTGGCGGAGCGGCTTTATCCTGCTGGATATTTGACTGTGTTCGAGCCGCTGATTCCAGACGAGGAAGTGCTGCCTTTCCTCACTAAGCAATATATCGCGCCTCTGGCCATCTCTTTTTCGTTCATCCTGCTGCCGCTGTGGTTCGCCATTTCGCGCGGCCTGCTGCCGCTGAGGCGCTTGGCCGATTATCTGAACCGTCGCGCCTCCGATGATTTCTCTCCTTTGTCCATGCGCTTGCCCTATCGGGAGTTGAAGCCGATTGTCCAGGCGCTGGACCAGTTGCTGAGGCGCAGCCGCGACAGCATCGCCCGCGAACGCGCCATCGTGCAGGATGCCGCCCATGAGATGCGCACGCCATTGGCGGTGATTTCCACGCAGGCGCATGCCTTGGCCCGCGAGGAGGATGCCGAGGCCAGGCAGCAAAACCTGGCCGCTTTGGAGCAGGCGGTGGCCCGCCATTCCCATTTGGTGCAGCAGCTGTTGAGGCTGGCGGCGCTGGAGGGCGTGGAGAGCGAGCAGCGACAACAGGTCGATCTGGTCGAGGTGACGCGCAATGTCTTGATCGGCTTGTCGCCGCGGGCGGAAGAAAAAGGCATGGAGTTGGAGCTGGACTCGCCTGATGGCTTGCTGGCCAGCCTGGCCTTGGTTTCCTTCCTCTCGATTGTGGACAATTTACTGTCCAATGCGGTGGCCTATGGCCGCGCCGGCGGTCGCGTTCGGGTGCGCCTTGCCGCCGCCGATGGGCGAGTGGAATTGGTGGTGGCGGATGACGGGCCTGGCATCGCCGTCGAGGACAAACCGCATCTGTTCGAGCGCTTTTACCGGGGCAAGACGGCATCCGCGCCGGGTTCCGGCCTGGGGCTCGCGATTGTCTGGCAGGCGGTGCGGGCGCAGGGTGGCCGCATCCGGATGGCGGAGGGGCTGGGAGGCCAGGGCGTGGCGTTTCATGTCAATCTGCCCTGGTTGTCGCCAAGTTAG
- a CDS encoding response regulator: MHLLIVEDDLDLGRALQAALKAEAVTTEWVRKLADADALFEPDRFDCVLLDLGLPDGSGLALLRAWRARQIAVPVIMITASADLNDKLAGLDDGADDYLCKPFAVSEMVSRVRAVCRRSARQASEVWSLGALSLKPRVHLAWLDGLALDLSPREFRLLVELARDPGRIVSKTVLGQRLEPLGDIVDGATIEVHLSNLRRKIGAERIRTVRGVGYQYVV, from the coding sequence ATGCATCTATTGATTGTTGAGGATGACTTGGACCTGGGCCGGGCTTTGCAGGCCGCGTTGAAAGCCGAAGCGGTGACAACCGAATGGGTGCGCAAGCTGGCGGATGCGGACGCCTTGTTCGAGCCGGACCGGTTCGATTGCGTATTGCTGGACCTGGGTTTGCCGGACGGCAGCGGCTTGGCATTGTTGCGCGCCTGGCGGGCCAGGCAGATAGCTGTGCCGGTGATCATGATCACGGCCAGCGCCGATTTGAACGATAAGTTGGCGGGTTTGGACGATGGCGCCGATGATTATCTGTGCAAGCCGTTCGCGGTGTCGGAAATGGTGTCGAGAGTGCGGGCGGTATGCCGCCGCAGCGCTCGGCAAGCCAGCGAAGTCTGGAGCCTGGGCGCGCTGAGCCTCAAACCCCGCGTGCACTTGGCCTGGCTGGACGGCCTGGCGTTGGACTTGTCGCCTCGCGAATTCCGCTTGCTGGTGGAACTGGCGCGCGATCCTGGCCGCATCGTGTCGAAAACGGTGCTGGGGCAACGGCTGGAGCCGCTTGGCGATATTGTCGACGGCGCGACGATAGAGGTGCACTTGTCCAATCTGCGCCGCAAGATAGGCGCCGAGCGCATCCGCACCGTGCGCGGCGTGGGCTATCAATATGTGGTTTAA
- the asd gene encoding archaetidylserine decarboxylase (Phosphatidylserine decarboxylase is synthesized as a single chain precursor. Generation of the pyruvoyl active site from a Ser is coupled to cleavage of a Gly-Ser bond between the larger (beta) and smaller (alpha chains). It is an integral membrane protein.), with the protein MSERLFVLSQHILPKLALTRLAGCFAGWKGGGITAAAIRRFIDRYQVDMGEAANSDPAAYATFNDFFTRALKPGARPLADARLVCPVDGAVSQLGAIDGGRIFQAKGRDYSATALLAGDAGLAARFADGHFATIYLSPRDYHRIHMPCAGRLLEMTYVPGDLYSVNPATARGVDRLFARNERVVCLFEDDDGQPFVMVLVGATIVGSMATVWHGVVNPPRRPAVQRWDYRGQDIRLAGGEEMGRFLLGSTVVLLFPAGPLRFNPQWGPASPVRLGETMAD; encoded by the coding sequence GTGTCCGAGCGCCTGTTCGTGCTGTCTCAACATATTCTGCCCAAACTGGCGCTGACCCGACTGGCAGGCTGCTTCGCCGGCTGGAAGGGCGGCGGCATCACCGCCGCCGCGATCCGCCGCTTCATCGACCGCTATCAGGTCGACATGGGCGAGGCGGCGAACAGCGATCCGGCGGCCTACGCCACCTTCAACGATTTCTTCACCCGCGCGCTGAAACCGGGCGCGCGGCCGCTGGCCGACGCCCGCCTGGTCTGCCCGGTCGACGGCGCCGTCAGCCAGCTGGGCGCGATAGACGGCGGCCGCATCTTCCAGGCCAAGGGCCGCGACTACAGCGCGACCGCGCTGCTGGCCGGCGACGCCGGGCTGGCCGCCCGCTTCGCCGACGGCCACTTCGCCACCATCTACCTCAGCCCGCGCGACTACCACCGCATCCATATGCCGTGCGCCGGCCGCCTGCTGGAAATGACCTACGTCCCGGGGGATTTGTACTCGGTGAATCCGGCCACCGCCCGCGGCGTGGACCGGCTGTTCGCCCGCAACGAGCGGGTGGTCTGCCTGTTCGAGGACGACGACGGCCAACCCTTCGTCATGGTGCTGGTCGGCGCCACCATCGTCGGCAGCATGGCCACCGTCTGGCACGGCGTGGTCAACCCGCCGCGCCGGCCCGCCGTGCAACGGTGGGATTACCGCGGCCAGGACATCCGCCTGGCCGGCGGCGAGGAAATGGGCCGCTTCCTGCTCGGCTCCACCGTGGTGCTGCTGTTTCCGGCCGGCCCGCTGCGCTTCAATCCGCAGTGGGGCCCCGCCAGCCCGGTGCGGCTGGGCGAGACGATGGCGGACTGA
- a CDS encoding sugar MFS transporter, whose translation MISAPATRRVLAQTIVLVSCTFFLWGLSYGLLDVLNKHFQEAMHISKAGSGLLQIAYFLAYFVIAIPAAAFNERYGYKAGLIAGLALFATGSLLFIPSLSAGSFPFFVLALFILACGSGCLETTANPYISLLGDEDGAERRLNLAQAFCGLGTVIGPLIGGAFFFGLGAQTGPQGGHGLVMQVYVWIAAFVALLAALIARTPMPEAESSSDERPRGTWRALLGQRRFSAGVLAQFLYVAAQVGVGAFFINYATESRAGLSSQSAAWLLSMAMMLFMVGRFVGTFVIRYLAPSRLLAVCALANIALSLVVVLARGDAAIAALMLIFFFMSIMFPTIFSLAIKGLYGQTKMASSLLAMSVSGGAVFPYAMGLVADHYGTATAYALPLLSFVVIFAYGMRLDRKPSPAPARKALEY comes from the coding sequence ATGATCAGCGCCCCCGCCACCCGCCGCGTCCTCGCGCAAACCATCGTCCTCGTCAGCTGCACCTTTTTCCTCTGGGGCCTGTCCTACGGCCTCTTGGACGTGCTCAACAAGCATTTCCAGGAAGCCATGCACATCAGCAAGGCCGGCTCCGGCCTGCTGCAGATCGCCTATTTCCTGGCCTATTTCGTCATCGCGATACCAGCCGCGGCCTTCAATGAGCGGTACGGCTACAAGGCGGGCCTGATCGCCGGGCTGGCGCTGTTCGCGACCGGGTCGCTGCTGTTCATTCCGTCGCTGTCCGCCGGCAGCTTCCCCTTTTTCGTGCTGGCGCTGTTCATCCTGGCCTGCGGCTCCGGCTGCCTGGAAACCACGGCGAATCCGTATATCTCGCTGCTCGGCGACGAGGACGGCGCCGAACGGCGCCTCAATCTGGCCCAGGCCTTCTGCGGCCTGGGCACGGTGATAGGCCCGCTGATCGGCGGCGCCTTCTTCTTCGGCCTCGGCGCCCAGACCGGCCCCCAGGGCGGCCATGGCCTGGTGATGCAGGTCTATGTCTGGATCGCCGCCTTCGTGGCGCTGCTGGCCGCGCTGATCGCCAGAACCCCGATGCCGGAGGCGGAGTCGTCGTCGGACGAGCGGCCGCGCGGCACCTGGCGCGCGCTGCTCGGCCAGCGCCGCTTCTCGGCCGGCGTGCTGGCACAGTTCCTCTATGTCGCGGCCCAGGTCGGCGTCGGCGCCTTCTTCATCAACTACGCCACCGAAAGCCGGGCCGGCCTGTCCTCGCAATCGGCCGCCTGGCTGCTGTCGATGGCGATGATGCTGTTCATGGTCGGCCGCTTCGTCGGCACCTTCGTCATCCGCTATCTGGCGCCCAGCCGTCTGCTGGCGGTCTGCGCGCTGGCCAATATCGCGCTGTCGCTGGTCGTGGTGCTGGCCCGCGGCGACGCCGCCATCGCGGCGCTGATGCTGATCTTCTTCTTCATGTCCATCATGTTCCCCACCATCTTCTCGCTGGCCATCAAGGGCCTGTACGGACAGACCAAGATGGCGAGCTCGCTGCTGGCGATGTCGGTCAGCGGCGGCGCGGTGTTCCCGTATGCGATGGGCCTGGTCGCCGACCATTACGGCACCGCGACCGCCTATGCGCTGCCGCTGCTGAGCTTCGTCGTGATTTTCGCCTACGGCATGCGGCTGGACCGGAAACCGTCGCCCGCCCCGGCGCGCAAGGCGCTGGAATATTGA
- the ilvN gene encoding acetolactate synthase small subunit, with product MRHILSILLENEAGALSRVVGLFSARAYNIDSLTVSTTEDPTLSRMTIVTHGSDEVIEQITKQLNKLIEVVKVIDLNESEHIEREMMLIKVRAVGKDREEMKRMADIFRGRIIDVTEKTYTIELTGTSDKLGAFIEAVDRAVILETVRTGASGIGRGERVLKI from the coding sequence ATGCGACACATCTTATCCATACTTCTGGAAAACGAGGCGGGCGCGCTGTCGCGCGTCGTCGGGCTTTTTTCGGCCCGCGCCTACAACATCGATTCGCTGACAGTGTCCACCACCGAGGACCCGACGCTGTCGCGGATGACCATCGTCACCCACGGTTCCGACGAAGTCATCGAGCAGATCACCAAGCAGCTCAACAAGCTGATCGAGGTGGTCAAGGTGATAGACCTCAACGAATCCGAGCACATCGAACGCGAGATGATGCTGATCAAGGTCCGCGCCGTAGGCAAGGACCGCGAGGAGATGAAGCGGATGGCCGACATCTTCCGCGGACGCATCATCGACGTGACGGAAAAGACTTACACCATCGAGCTGACTGGTACGAGCGACAAGCTCGGCGCCTTTATCGAGGCGGTGGACCGCGCAGTGATCCTGGAAACGGTCCGTACCGGCGCATCCGGCATAGGTCGAGGCGAACGGGTTCTGAAAATCTGA
- the ilvC gene encoding ketol-acid reductoisomerase, whose product MKVYYDKDADLSIIKGKKVAIIGYGSQGHAHAQNLKESGVDVIVGLRKDGASWKKAETAGHKVKEVAEAVKKADVVMILLPDESQPDVYHKDIAPNLKKGAALAFAHGFNIHYNQIVPPADVDVIMVAPKGPGHTVRSEYLKGGGVPTLIAVYQDKSGKARDVALSYAAANGGTKGGVIETNFREETETDLFGEQAVLCGGAVELVKAGFETLVEAGYAPEMAYFECLHELKLIVDLMYEGGIANMNYSISNNAEYGEYVTGPEVVTSATKEAMKKALYRIQSGEYAKMFILEGKTNYPSMTARRRLTAAHPIEKVGAELRAMMPWIAKNKLVDQSKN is encoded by the coding sequence ATGAAAGTTTATTACGACAAAGACGCCGATCTCTCCATCATCAAGGGCAAGAAAGTGGCCATCATCGGCTACGGCTCGCAAGGCCATGCGCACGCGCAGAACCTGAAGGAGTCCGGCGTCGACGTCATTGTCGGCCTGCGCAAGGACGGCGCGTCGTGGAAGAAGGCCGAGACGGCCGGCCACAAGGTCAAGGAAGTGGCCGAGGCGGTGAAGAAGGCCGACGTGGTGATGATCCTGCTGCCGGACGAGTCGCAGCCGGACGTCTACCACAAGGACATCGCCCCCAATCTGAAGAAGGGCGCCGCGCTGGCCTTCGCCCACGGCTTCAACATCCATTACAACCAGATCGTGCCGCCGGCCGACGTCGACGTGATCATGGTGGCGCCCAAGGGCCCGGGCCACACCGTGCGCTCCGAATACCTGAAGGGCGGCGGCGTGCCGACGCTGATCGCCGTCTACCAGGACAAGTCCGGCAAGGCGCGCGACGTCGCGCTGTCCTACGCCGCGGCCAACGGCGGCACCAAGGGCGGCGTGATCGAGACCAATTTCCGCGAGGAGACCGAGACCGATCTGTTCGGCGAGCAGGCCGTGCTGTGCGGCGGCGCCGTCGAGCTGGTCAAGGCGGGCTTCGAGACGCTGGTGGAAGCCGGCTACGCGCCGGAAATGGCCTATTTCGAGTGCCTGCACGAGTTGAAGCTGATCGTCGACCTGATGTACGAGGGCGGCATCGCCAACATGAACTACTCGATCTCCAACAACGCCGAGTACGGCGAGTATGTGACCGGCCCGGAAGTGGTGACCTCGGCCACCAAGGAGGCGATGAAGAAGGCGCTGTACCGCATCCAGAGTGGCGAGTACGCCAAGATGTTCATCCTGGAGGGGAAGACCAACTACCCGTCGATGACGGCCCGCCGCCGCCTGACCGCCGCCCACCCGATCGAGAAGGTCGGCGCCGAGCTGCGCGCGATGATGCCGTGGATCGCCAAGAACAAGCTGGTGGACCAGTCGAAGAACTGA
- a CDS encoding DUF2860 domain-containing protein encodes MNCPPGDPLFSLHPKEYPMKHHAVLILLAPLLAVAAEKEQDGFSGTFQLGVSHYQLASNFLKAPNDGRPSAASLTQSPASQSGTAPLIEGEWSYGFAGTGTRLFISPSNTSTFAAGGGLQLGVRQQLPQAGAVSAALTYGQSEVWLDPYALNVARQDGKLKSAGLALGWSNILNTPFSASFSYARQKLDNEQSGQAQGLTLANQALLRRNGDNYGVQAAYAWKLDSQGAHTLTPGLIYARADLDGKAMSTRRYGMQLAYAYQGANWDATTSLAALRTRYQAGNPVFAGQKADSRDALLSLGLTRKNLFGAKAWSAFLSGNYGRSSSDLAYFNAHIREVSIGLGYHL; translated from the coding sequence ATGAATTGCCCGCCCGGCGACCCGCTCTTTTCACTCCATCCAAAGGAATATCCGATGAAACATCATGCCGTATTGATACTGCTCGCACCTTTGCTGGCAGTCGCCGCAGAGAAGGAACAAGACGGTTTCTCCGGGACCTTCCAGCTAGGCGTCAGCCACTATCAACTGGCCAGCAATTTCCTCAAGGCGCCAAACGACGGCCGCCCCAGCGCCGCCAGCCTGACGCAATCGCCGGCCTCGCAATCCGGCACAGCCCCCCTGATCGAAGGCGAATGGAGCTATGGCTTCGCCGGCACCGGCACCCGGCTCTTCATCTCGCCTTCCAATACCAGCACCTTCGCTGCGGGAGGCGGCCTGCAGCTGGGCGTGCGCCAGCAACTGCCGCAAGCCGGTGCGGTGTCGGCGGCGCTGACTTATGGCCAGAGCGAAGTCTGGCTGGACCCCTATGCTTTGAATGTCGCCCGCCAAGACGGCAAGCTGAAAAGCGCGGGTCTGGCGCTGGGCTGGTCGAACATCCTGAATACGCCGTTCAGCGCCAGCTTCAGCTACGCCAGGCAAAAGCTGGACAATGAGCAAAGCGGGCAGGCACAAGGCTTGACGCTGGCCAATCAAGCCCTGCTGCGGCGCAATGGCGACAACTACGGCGTCCAAGCCGCTTATGCCTGGAAGTTGGACAGCCAGGGCGCGCATACGCTGACCCCCGGCCTGATATACGCGCGCGCAGATCTGGACGGCAAGGCGATGAGCACCCGACGCTACGGGATGCAATTGGCTTACGCCTACCAAGGCGCGAACTGGGACGCCACGACCTCCCTCGCCGCGCTTCGCACCCGCTATCAAGCCGGCAATCCGGTCTTCGCCGGCCAGAAAGCGGATAGCCGCGACGCTTTGCTCAGCCTGGGCCTGACCCGGAAAAACCTGTTCGGCGCCAAGGCCTGGTCCGCCTTTCTCAGCGGCAACTATGGGCGCTCCAGCTCGGACCTTGCTTATTTCAACGCGCATATCCGAGAGGTGTCCATCGGCCTGGGCTACCATCTTTGA
- a CDS encoding LuxR C-terminal-related transcriptional regulator — translation MEAINFQSDIFYATNPSFTATDAIIEFTRPLRSLKINYFTFDRHYQDGSRVVLTNAIDWITHYWRKEMYKLAIFENAPSSFSDGHVFWNWLNREPIYSAAAQFGIDNGVTLIERHDKHCDFYHFGAINDNSVDNEYLMGKMYFLHKFMSLFKYKLQDVIHDASKSRIVLPDFAQANSQIRGSELNHAMLAADFHSLLDRRDVSRIYVGEEFGNAYLTTKELELMRELVKGASCAEASMQLGISSDAVNKHIKNIKDRLNCRSLCQLGFVMGKLSAKNLYPFSIKHGDTT, via the coding sequence GTGGAAGCCATCAATTTTCAGTCCGATATTTTCTATGCGACCAATCCATCGTTCACCGCCACCGATGCGATCATCGAGTTCACCCGGCCGTTGCGCAGCCTGAAAATCAATTATTTCACCTTCGACCGGCATTACCAGGACGGCTCGCGCGTGGTGCTGACCAACGCCATAGACTGGATCACGCACTACTGGCGCAAGGAGATGTACAAGCTGGCGATATTCGAGAACGCGCCCAGCAGCTTTTCCGACGGCCATGTCTTCTGGAACTGGCTGAACCGCGAACCCATCTATTCCGCCGCCGCCCAGTTCGGCATCGACAACGGCGTCACGCTGATAGAACGCCATGACAAGCATTGCGACTTCTATCACTTCGGCGCCATCAACGACAACAGCGTCGACAATGAATACCTGATGGGAAAAATGTATTTCCTGCACAAATTCATGTCGCTGTTCAAATACAAGCTGCAGGACGTCATCCACGACGCCTCGAAAAGCCGGATCGTGCTGCCGGATTTCGCCCAGGCCAACAGCCAGATCCGCGGCAGCGAACTGAATCACGCGATGCTGGCCGCCGATTTCCACAGCCTGCTGGACCGTCGCGACGTCTCCCGCATCTATGTCGGGGAGGAGTTCGGCAACGCCTACCTGACCACCAAGGAACTGGAGCTGATGCGGGAGCTGGTCAAGGGCGCCTCCTGCGCGGAGGCGTCGATGCAGCTGGGCATTTCCAGCGACGCGGTCAACAAGCACATCAAGAACATCAAGGACAGGCTGAACTGCCGCTCGCTGTGCCAGCTCGGCTTCGTCATGGGCAAGCTCAGCGCGAAAAACCTCTACCCCTTCTCAATCAAACATGGTGATACGACATGA